The Stieleria maiorica genome includes the window TGACCGGTCGCTATCAATCGCGGTTCGGATACGACATCAACCCGACCGGCAAACGGAATCTGATTCCGGGCATGGGACTGCCGGAGACGGAAACGACGTTCGTCAAGAAGCTCGGTGCTGCCGGGTACCGGACCGGATTGGTCGGCAAGTGGCATCTGGGGGCGACCGAGCCACTGCATCCGCTGCGGCGCGGGTTTGATTCGTTTTACGGTTTTTTGCACGAGGGGCACTTCTATGTTCCCGGATCACTCGCCGGGGGCGTCCCGCACGAGAACGTATTGACGATGGTTCGCGACACGACGCTGGAGTCGGGGGAACGCGTTCGCAGCGGAAATCTGATCCGCGGCAATTACGCCCGAATGAGTGAGCCGCTTTATGACCAGGACAATCCGATCTTGCGCGGAACCGAAGTCATCGAAGAGACACGCTACCTGACCGACGCGATCACGGACGAAGCGGTGGCGTTCATCGGCCAGCACCACGCGGATCCGTTTTGCTTGATGGTGTGCTACAACGCGGTCCACAGTCCGATGCAGGCGACGTTGGAAGACAGCCGCGCACTGCGGCGGATCGCCGATGTCCAGCGTCGCATCTTTGCCGGCATGTTGGTCGCGCTCGATCGCGGCGTGGGTGCGATCACCGAAGCCATCGATGAACATCGACTGCGGCGAAATACCCTGGTCGTGTTTCTCAGCGACAACGGGGGGCCGACGGCCGAATTGACCAGCAGCAATGCACCACTGCGCGACGGAAAGGGTTCGCTGTACGAAGGCGGCATTCGCGTCCCGATGGTCTGGAGTTTTCCGGGGCGATTGCCGGCAGGCGTCTCCGAGCCGCGACCGGTGGTCAGTCTGGATATCGCGGCCACGGCGCTGGATCTGGCCGGTTTGCCCGCCGACGATCAAGCCGACGGCATCAGTCTTTTTCGCTGGATCGACAACCCGATCGCGACCAGTCATCAACATCTGTTCTGGCGGATGCCCGGCGGAAAGCAGGCCTTGCGGAGCGGCGATTGGAAAATCGTTCGGCCGAAAAAGGGTCAGCCGTTCGAGCTGTATCATCTGAAGATCGATCCGTCGGAGGAACGTGATCTGGCCAGCTCGCAAACGGAAAAGCTGCGTGAGCTGATCAACCGTTGGCAGGCGTTTGATTCGCAGATGGCACCGATGAGTCCTTGAAGGATCGAAGACACGTTCGGAGAGTCGCCGTGTTCTCCGAACTCGGCGTGTGCGAAAAAAGCGAAGCTTTGCTCCGCGCCGACCTCGGAGAGGACGGCGACTGTCTGGCGAGCGTAGCTACGCCAAAGTCCCTGCAGGGGCGTTTGCCCGACGAGTGGGCGAACGCGCAATCGCTCTTGCGACCGCGGATGGATTCTGCGAGTTTCACGGTCGTTTCTGACCCGATTTCAGTGTATGGAGACCGAAACCGTGACCCGCCTTTGCCTCGCCGTCGCATTTGTCGTCGCCGCCAATGTCCCGTTCGCCATCGCCGCCGATGGAGAAACCGAAAAATACCTGCTGCGTTACTCGCTTGCCGGTGGGCAAAAACTGAGCTACGAGGTCACGCATGTGGCCAAGACCAAGACTCGGCTGAAGGGTGACGAAGAGATCTCACAGGTGCACACCGTCAGCAATCGGCATTGGGACGTGGTCGGCGTCGAAGGCGAGGAAATGACGTTCAATCACGTCGTCGATTCCGTCGAAATGACTCAGCAGCAGGGCGACAAAGACGAGATCCGGTGGTCCAGCCGATCCGGTGAAGAGCCTCCGCGAGTGTTTTCCAAGGTCGCCGAGCAGATCGGCAAGACACTCTCGACCGTGACGATCAATCCCCGCGGTCAGGAAACCGATCGTGAAGACAACGGCGGCAGCAAGGCCTCGCTGGGTATGGGATCGCTGTCGCTGGCGCTACCCGAAGACGCGATCGCGATCGGTGATTCGTGGTCGATCCCTCGTGAGATCAAAACGCGGACCGAAGACGGGCTGGTCAAGCCGATCAAGATCCGCGAGCTGTACACGTTGGAGAAAGTGAAATCCGGCGTCGCAACGCTCTCGGTCCGCAGCGAACCGTTGACGCCGATCGACGAAGAAGCCGTCCGCGCCCAGGTCGTCCAGCAACTCAGCAACGGCACGATCAAGTTCGATCTGGATGCCGGCCACATGATCAGCAAGGAACTCA containing:
- a CDS encoding sulfatase-like hydrolase/transferase, which encodes MRVVLLALYCVTALCWSSLSLADDRPNLVVIVADDLGYGETGMMGNREIPTPHIDALADEGIRCTNGYVTSSYCSPSRAGIMTGRYQSRFGYDINPTGKRNLIPGMGLPETETTFVKKLGAAGYRTGLVGKWHLGATEPLHPLRRGFDSFYGFLHEGHFYVPGSLAGGVPHENVLTMVRDTTLESGERVRSGNLIRGNYARMSEPLYDQDNPILRGTEVIEETRYLTDAITDEAVAFIGQHHADPFCLMVCYNAVHSPMQATLEDSRALRRIADVQRRIFAGMLVALDRGVGAITEAIDEHRLRRNTLVVFLSDNGGPTAELTSSNAPLRDGKGSLYEGGIRVPMVWSFPGRLPAGVSEPRPVVSLDIAATALDLAGLPADDQADGISLFRWIDNPIATSHQHLFWRMPGGKQALRSGDWKIVRPKKGQPFELYHLKIDPSEERDLASSQTEKLRELINRWQAFDSQMAPMSP